The genomic window taattaaaaacaagaatatataataacaaAGCCTTTTGTTTATCATGACGGCGGTTTATTATCGGTCATGGTTATATGGACTGCAATTTTGATAAGCGCCCAATGGTGTGGATTACCAGCTGATAAGGTCCACCGTTCGCTTCCAACTGGCATTTCATCAGGACGGAGGGCTCACCTAGACATTTCCCACCATAAAACTTGGATACTGTCTGCTTTATTTACATATAGTCCGCCTTTTTTTGCGGCCTGCGCTGCGTGCTCATTCTTATGGTTGACTATCTCATTTATCTCTCTATTCGTGGTCGAAACAAAACAACCATGTCATCATAATAACTGGTTGATAAGCGGCAGTGAACGAAGCCGAGACCAGGAAATGCATGATATTAAGCTGAATTCGATATTAAATCGATCAACAGTTTAAGTGAGAAACTCGCAAAGctattaatacaaaatatatacaaaagtaTGTGAAAtaatccaaaaataaacaccAGAGGGAAaatgcatgcaaatatttgccttcCATAAAGTGAATATAGAGTAGTGGGTCAGTTTATTTCCTTTCATACATTGATAGCTTTTAATCATTAGCTTCGAGTTGTATTGAGTACTTAACATGCATatcaattatatatttaaactcTAAAGTAAGCGACATCCTATTGCGTGTATAAAACGTAAAcacataaaaaacatttttttttataatatataaaaaatctataaataaattaataggaattcaacaaataaatgcaaGTAATTTGAATGTGATTGTTCAATCCAGCGTTTTGTTGAAACTCGACGCTCCTTGACAAATAACTCATGAAATACCATTCAAAAttccacaaaaaataattccAAGTAAGTGTAACGGTATTTTCAGATCTGAACAGCGTGCCATTAACAGAAAAGTTTCCAGCGTAGGTACTGTAAAGTGGCGCACTTAACATCAGCTGTTGGGCGCTCGTGACACGAACTCACCACCTCGAATTGTCAGTTGTCAGCTGTGCTGTTGTCAGTTTTTCGACGGTCGTGTGAAAATTAATGCGAAAAAATCCCcaatatataaacaataaataggTGTGCGGATAAAGGATAGCCGGGACAAGTTGAAACTCGCGTCGTTTTGGTTCTTTTAGTTTTCCTTAAACCACTTTGCTTTGCGCTCAGTCAGGgattttccgttttccattTGGCCCCAAGCAATTATCGGCGTAGCAGCAGCAGATTATGGATATTCTGAAGAAAATGTTCAAGTCCGAGGCGGAAAAGGAGCAGGAGTGAGTACACTACGATGGTGACACTCCGATTTGTGGCCATATTATGCAAGTGTCGGGGGGGCACCCAAAGGCCAGGGAACGAAGTCTAAAAATATTGACGGGGGGTGCATCTACATATGTGGCGGCGTTTTTCAGGCGACAATGGATCGATAACCAGGCACCTGCCATTATAGATACATTTTCGCCAGgatacacacacgcacgcgGATAAGGAAAAGCGCCCGCTGCTCTCTGTGGGAACGGAGGCTGCGTATTGATGTACCCAAGGGTTGGAAATCCATGTTCCTATTCTCATCCCTGTTGTTTTTCCCATCTCTCTCTTTCGCGGACTCTCTTCTTCAGCTCTGCGGCTTCCGCTTCCAATAAGGACGAGTTCCGGAAGCCCCAGTGGTTCGAGGAGGCCGAAACCGATGACGAACTCTTCGATGACGATCGCAAGTTCGCGTTCCAGGTCTTCACCAGTCCGCTGGAGATGCAGAAGCACTTCGAGAGCCAGCTGCAACGACTCCTGGAGTCCCTGAACGACAATGATGGTAAGTGggatttttatttcctttttacTTTGAATATCATATCTATAGATTGGTAGTAGAAGAATTTAATACCTTaattcagtggatgtaattaaaattgttaagtGCATTGCCCATTTTCAGTTAATGATAGCATTAGGTATGCAAGCCATTAGTCAAAGAAAAGCCAtcttatatgtatgtgcaaaAGTAATTGGTCGATTTACTTGATATTTGATAAATGACACAAAATCAATGAGTAATTGCagtaattgaatttttaaagtTTGCTAAGTTTCGCCCTGAGTGTGCTTGCATATGTTAAATGCCATAGTTTTTTTATCCatcaaacataaataaatattatttacctCATTCGACGTAATCAGATGGCTTTGAGCGCGACTTGAAGGAAGACTTCTTGAAGCCGGGCTTTGAGAGCAAGATTCTGAAGAAGTTTGCGGAGCAAAAGGATCTTTCTTTGGATACCGATTTGGATGGCGAGTAAGTAAACACACACTTGACCAACAAACGAGATCacattaaacaaataattgcTTTTAGGATCTATGCCGACCAGTTGCACTCGCTGATCCAGCGCCTGAATCCGGAGGAGAATATTGAGCCAGGCGAACCGGCAATTGGCAACATTTTGCCATCGAACCAGCACGGCTATCGCAAGAGCGTCCAGCGGGCCAAGCTTACGGATGAGGAGATTATCATGGGCCGGATCCACGGAACCATCTCCGCCGATGGGGAGAACCACTCGTGCGCTCGTCCGCCGCGTCCGCCTATGAACAATAAGCCGGACATCATGACGCCCATGACACCGATGTTGCCGCGTAGTGGAATGTCTCCATTCGGAGGGGTATTTGATGGCAACTATCAGGTGGGAAAGACCACAACTTCTTAAGTAAACATGAcaatttataaacattttttgtagGGTCCCAAGCTATTCAGCCAGAGCGTGATGACCAAAACTGTGCGCAAACCGGACGGCAGTTATGAGACCACCAAGGTTACCCAGGATTCGTCTGGTCACAAGACCACCACCGTAACCCGTATGATAGACGGGCGTAAGGAGACCACCGTCACCCACGATGGTGGAGCTCCTGCCCACGGAATGGGTGGaaagcagcagttgcagcagcagcagcagcagaaggaaGTGGCCGTGGCCCGTGGCGAACGCAACATATTCGTGACAAAAGAAGGCTACGCCATGCCACGGAACCTCTGGTGACCAGTGGTGAACAACTATTGCCCCAATCAAGACAAGCGATCTCtgctgcagcaacagaaacaacagcaacagtacGAAGATAGGCTAAAGCGATTCGTCGGCAACATAGTCCCGCATCCACACAACATCCAAATTAGAACCTACTACATTTTAGTTTACATTCTCCTTAGTGTTTGGTGTTTTAGATGAAACGCACTTGAGACAACAGATGACGACGACGATTATTGACCATGATTTTATTGACCAGCGATCAGCGATCCGCTGGGCATATATATTATGTGAGACAGGCGCACCACCCGGCGGCGCCGCACTTTCAGTTCCCAGATCCAGGGCTCTCTGCAGGCCAAGCTCGAACTCCCAACGGTTGGAGATGGAATTGGTATCGGAGATGGCTCGTGTTGAGCGGTGCGAACGTGTGATTAATTTCAGTTTTgtgagcagcaggagcaggctTACACGGATGGAATGGAGACTCTAGAGTCGTCCACTTCAATTCCCGCAGAGCGCTGGcatccaaaacaaaaaagcaaccaacaaacaaacgcctAAACGGCGGCAGTTATTGTATTATTGTATTGATTCTTCGTGGTACTATCTGTGTCTCAATGCTGCGATCGTCAGCATCTAAAGTGCCCGTAGTGATTTAACAgcgaaaaattataaattcaaacCACTATACAATACATTACCGCTtaccaggcaaacaaatcaagTTTATGTACTATCTACGATTGCGTTAACTTTGTTAGTTTTACTCTACATTTTATACACTTAAACACCCGCGTGGTGAATTGATCTGGTTTCTGCACAAGCAGTCGAGTTCAACTCACAGTATTTTGAATTACAattcggtttttgtttattagtTTTACTAAACTTTAACACTTAAGTTGATTTTGATCAGAACTAACTTTCAAAGAGGACACAATGCATGCACGCATTAGTAATCATTCAAGACACATGCAAATAAAGTgttgtgcaataaaaattagtTGACTTTCATTTCGGAAAATGGTTTCCTTTAGGACACTTATCTATTATTCATACAAATAGTAAAAACGATGGCAGTTCTCCATGTGATTAGCTTTTTGGTGTTctaattttatttagattAGTTGAGTTCAAGCTAGCGCAACAGGATAGAAAGGTGTTTCAGCTAAAATCTATTGGCCATTGTGGCTTCCTCAATGATGATGGTCATCTTTCTTGACGAAGCGCAGACCGCAGTAGCCGCAGATGTGATTTCCGGGTTTGTCCTGCAAGTAATACCAGAG from Drosophila yakuba strain Tai18E2 chromosome 2L, Prin_Dyak_Tai18E2_2.1, whole genome shotgun sequence includes these protein-coding regions:
- the LOC6527580 gene encoding uncharacterized protein LOC6527580; its protein translation is MDILKKMFKSEAEKEQDSAASASNKDEFRKPQWFEEAETDDELFDDDRKFAFQVFTSPLEMQKHFESQLQRLLESLNDNDDGFERDLKEDFLKPGFESKILKKFAEQKDLSLDTDLDGEIYADQLHSLIQRLNPEENIEPGEPAIGNILPSNQHGYRKSVQRAKLTDEEIIMGRIHGTISADGENHSCARPPRPPMNNKPDIMTPMTPMLPRSGMSPFGGVFDGNYQGPKLFSQSVMTKTVRKPDGSYETTKVTQDSSGHKTTTVTRMIDGRKETTVTHDGGAPAHGMGGKQQLQQQQQQKEVAVARGERNIFVTKEGYAMPRNLW